In Bacillales bacterium, a single window of DNA contains:
- the bioB gene encoding biotin synthase BioB produces MNLWDRFAEKALNGELLTREEAKVVLNADDASLLPLLHAAYRVRNHYFGNKVKLNMIVNAKSGLCPENCGYCSQSIVSTAPIEKYRFVDKETLVEGAREAVRRKAGTYCIVASGRGASHREIDRVTDAVKEIKMEMPLKICACLGIISDDKAEKLKAAGVDRYNHNLNTSAAHHEQITTTHTYDDRVSTVEGAKRAGISPCSGCIVGMGESDDDIYDIAVDLRTLDADSIPVNFLVSIEGTPLEDMNELNPRRCLKVLTLFRFLNPSKEIRVSGGREEQLRSLQPLSLYPANSIFVGDYLTTEGQSAEVDHRMIEDLGFEIDSEAAQINV; encoded by the coding sequence ATGAATTTATGGGATCGTTTTGCCGAAAAAGCATTGAATGGAGAGTTGTTGACGCGAGAGGAGGCAAAAGTTGTTTTAAATGCGGATGATGCATCATTGCTGCCGTTGTTGCATGCCGCTTACCGTGTGCGCAACCATTATTTTGGGAACAAAGTGAAGCTGAACATGATTGTGAACGCGAAAAGCGGGCTTTGCCCGGAAAACTGCGGCTATTGTTCACAGTCGATCGTATCGACTGCACCGATCGAAAAATATCGTTTTGTCGACAAGGAAACGCTTGTGGAAGGGGCAAGGGAAGCGGTAAGAAGAAAGGCGGGTACGTATTGCATTGTTGCGAGCGGAAGGGGAGCGAGCCATCGCGAGATTGATCGAGTCACGGATGCGGTTAAGGAAATTAAGATGGAAATGCCGCTGAAAATCTGTGCTTGTCTTGGCATCATTTCCGACGATAAGGCGGAAAAATTAAAGGCGGCGGGCGTCGATCGTTACAATCATAATTTAAACACGAGTGCCGCCCACCATGAACAAATCACGACGACGCATACATACGATGACCGGGTTTCAACGGTTGAAGGTGCAAAACGTGCCGGCATTTCGCCTTGTTCCGGCTGTATTGTTGGGATGGGGGAAAGCGATGACGACATTTACGATATCGCCGTTGATTTGCGAACACTTGATGCCGACTCGATTCCGGTCAATTTTCTCGTTTCCATTGAAGGAACGCCGCTTGAGGACATGAACGAGTTAAATCCTCGCCGTTGCTTGAAGGTGTTGACGCTGTTCCGGTTCTTGAATCCATCCAAAGAAATCCGGGTGTCGGGCGGAAGAGAGGAGCAGCTCCGGTCTTTGCAGCCGCTCTCGCTCTACCCGGCAAATTCAATTTTCGTCGGCGATTATTTGACGACCGAAGGGCAATCGGCGGAAGTGGATCACCGAATGATCGAAGATCTCGGATTTGAAATCGACAGCGAAGCTGCCCAAATCAATGTTTAA